A genomic stretch from Erysipelothrix sp. HDW6C includes:
- a CDS encoding cation diffusion facilitator family transporter, whose product MKKIKDSYERNKIGMKAGLLGLSANLLLSISKIVIGTIANSQAIIADGINNASDSMSSLITVVGFKIAGKPADKEHPYGHERFESIAGFVISLIMIYLGIDILRTSFGEIFTTTPLNVSVYTFGVLILSITVKGFMAWYYTKQANRIDSDMLHASSQDSKNDILMTGSILIGILIQWWFGFNIDAYMGMSIALFIIYSAVMMVRDFVNDLMGTRPDETQLHQIKDILDNEQKIIGYHDLLVHNYGKYNTYASVHIEINQVTSLVEAHEIIDSIEHEVYEETNINLVTHLDPLDIDSEEMTTIYDIIKRYIRANYPGVTFHDVRIIHERLMFDLVLDEACDYESEVIIEGLRRELGNNNIAYALDITIDTQQLI is encoded by the coding sequence ATGAAAAAAATTAAAGATAGTTATGAACGAAACAAAATAGGTATGAAAGCAGGTTTACTGGGACTCAGTGCGAACCTGCTTCTTTCTATTTCTAAAATCGTAATCGGAACGATAGCGAATTCTCAGGCAATTATTGCCGATGGAATCAACAACGCTTCAGATTCAATGTCCTCGCTGATAACCGTGGTTGGCTTTAAAATCGCAGGGAAGCCTGCCGATAAAGAACACCCCTATGGACACGAACGTTTTGAGTCTATTGCTGGCTTCGTGATCTCGCTGATTATGATTTACTTGGGAATTGATATACTCAGAACATCTTTTGGAGAGATTTTCACTACAACACCGCTCAATGTATCGGTATATACGTTTGGCGTTTTAATCCTTTCAATAACTGTTAAGGGTTTCATGGCATGGTATTATACAAAACAAGCGAACCGCATTGATTCCGATATGTTACATGCAAGTTCGCAGGATAGTAAAAATGATATTTTAATGACCGGATCAATCCTAATCGGTATTCTAATACAATGGTGGTTTGGCTTCAATATTGATGCATATATGGGAATGTCTATTGCACTATTTATTATTTACTCAGCTGTGATGATGGTTCGTGATTTTGTGAATGATTTAATGGGAACGCGTCCAGATGAAACACAACTACACCAAATCAAAGACATTCTTGATAATGAACAAAAAATTATTGGTTACCACGATTTACTGGTACATAATTATGGTAAGTACAATACCTATGCAAGTGTTCATATTGAAATCAATCAAGTAACTTCTCTCGTAGAAGCACATGAAATTATTGACTCAATTGAACACGAAGTCTATGAAGAAACGAATATCAATCTTGTTACGCATCTTGATCCCTTGGATATTGATAGTGAAGAAATGACGACTATTTACGACATTATTAAGCGCTACATACGAGCCAACTATCCCGGTGTTACGTTTCATGATGTGAGAATTATTCATGAACGCCTGATGTTTGATTTGGTTTTGGATGAAGCATGCGATTATGAAAGTGAAGTAATTATTGAAGGACTAAGAAGAGAACTTGGTAATAATAACATTGCATACGCGTTGGACATCACGATTGATACCCAGCAATTAATATAG
- a CDS encoding APC family permease, with protein sequence MEKEKKFGLFTTIAMIVGIVVGSGIFFKTDDILIATQGSVILGVLLWVVGAFGIIFGGLCVSEYAKRTSEAGGLITYMELAWGKTMGYLSGWFQVVFYYPAIIGVLAWITSVYIGLIFGISNPLDWRLWVTTLVILIVIYALNIINTKSAGKFQNITLIIKIVALLSLSIVGIIFGEPQNLASTAISGSRIGGGLFVGLIACAFSYDGWFVAPAVAHEIKNPKKNLVKALIVAPIIILAIYLAYFIGINAMLGPEKIMQLGDGSVGYIAEQLFGSVGTKVIYTAVIISILGSINGLVLGYIRLPYSLAIRDSFPRSDVFKTMNTSLDIPVKSAILSFVLILIWLGLHRLSVFNVQWGPIHFSGLQIDSLPIVLTYVFYGLLYVRTVVDEVRYHKLGVLKGYVFPLLALLGASFVLYGGMSQPQSIIYFIISFVGIACGYLVMGKPKTTT encoded by the coding sequence TTGGAAAAAGAAAAAAAATTTGGACTGTTCACAACGATTGCGATGATTGTCGGAATTGTAGTTGGATCAGGAATCTTCTTTAAGACAGATGACATACTCATAGCTACACAAGGAAGTGTCATTCTCGGTGTGCTTCTTTGGGTTGTTGGCGCTTTCGGTATCATCTTTGGCGGACTGTGTGTTTCCGAATATGCAAAAAGGACATCCGAAGCAGGTGGCTTGATTACATATATGGAGCTTGCGTGGGGAAAAACGATGGGTTATCTTTCAGGGTGGTTTCAAGTTGTATTCTATTATCCAGCAATAATTGGTGTCTTGGCATGGATTACATCTGTTTATATTGGTTTGATTTTTGGAATAAGCAATCCCTTGGACTGGCGACTTTGGGTAACGACCCTTGTTATTCTAATCGTCATTTACGCACTCAACATCATAAATACAAAGTCAGCGGGTAAGTTTCAAAATATTACTCTCATCATAAAAATTGTAGCTTTGTTATCCTTGTCGATAGTTGGAATTATCTTCGGTGAGCCACAAAACCTTGCATCAACAGCAATTAGTGGGTCTCGCATCGGTGGTGGTTTGTTTGTTGGACTTATTGCATGTGCATTTTCTTATGACGGATGGTTTGTCGCCCCAGCAGTTGCTCATGAAATTAAAAATCCAAAGAAGAATCTTGTAAAAGCACTCATTGTTGCCCCTATTATTATTCTCGCCATCTATTTGGCGTATTTTATTGGCATCAATGCAATGCTAGGACCAGAAAAAATAATGCAACTGGGTGATGGATCTGTTGGTTATATTGCCGAGCAACTCTTTGGTTCAGTCGGAACTAAGGTTATCTATACAGCCGTTATCATTTCAATTCTCGGCTCCATTAATGGCTTGGTCCTTGGCTACATCCGGCTTCCGTATTCCTTAGCAATCCGTGATAGTTTTCCAAGATCAGATGTATTCAAAACCATGAACACGTCACTAGACATCCCTGTAAAATCGGCAATCCTATCGTTTGTACTTATTCTAATTTGGTTGGGTTTGCATCGACTCTCTGTATTTAATGTCCAATGGGGTCCAATCCACTTTAGTGGATTACAAATTGACAGTTTACCAATTGTGCTTACATATGTGTTCTATGGACTCCTTTACGTACGTACAGTAGTCGATGAAGTTAGATATCATAAACTTGGTGTGTTAAAGGGCTATGTATTCCCGCTCTTAGCATTACTTGGAGCCTCATTTGTATTATATGGCGGTATGTCACAACCACAATCTATCATCTACTTTATCATTTCGTTTGTTGGAATTGCGTGTGGCTATCTTGTCATGGGTAAGCCAAAAACAACAACTTAG
- a CDS encoding histidine phosphatase family protein has product MKKTFYIMRHGQTVFNLLKKVQGFSDSPLTSLGIEQAKIAGAYFKDKEIYFDAAFSSTSERASDTLELVTDMPYTRLKGLKEWNFGLFESESEALNPKLPYGDFFVAYGGEGEKPFQKRIVDTMNELAQTQTGSSILVVAHGAVLGQFGKYWEHEAIATRDKKGRIGNCAIFKYVYENEVFRLEEIIEHDFSHLV; this is encoded by the coding sequence ATGAAAAAAACATTCTATATTATGCGTCATGGTCAAACAGTATTTAATCTCTTAAAAAAAGTTCAAGGGTTCTCAGACTCCCCTTTAACATCATTGGGAATTGAACAAGCAAAAATAGCAGGCGCCTATTTTAAAGATAAGGAAATATACTTTGATGCGGCATTTTCATCAACATCAGAACGTGCAAGCGATACATTAGAACTGGTCACAGATATGCCATATACACGCCTGAAAGGCCTCAAAGAATGGAACTTTGGTTTATTCGAGAGTGAAAGCGAAGCTTTAAATCCAAAGCTTCCATATGGAGATTTCTTTGTCGCTTATGGTGGCGAAGGGGAGAAACCATTTCAAAAAAGGATCGTTGATACGATGAACGAGCTAGCCCAAACTCAAACAGGGTCGTCAATTCTCGTTGTTGCGCATGGAGCCGTACTTGGACAATTTGGAAAGTACTGGGAACATGAAGCAATCGCAACACGAGATAAAAAAGGTCGAATCGGAAACTGCGCAATATTCAAATATGTTTACGAAAATGAAGTATTCAGATTGGAAGAAATTATAGAGCATGACTTTAGTCATCTCGTATAA
- a CDS encoding MerR family transcriptional regulator has product MKIAEVSELVGLSTDTLRYYEKIDLISTVKKINGQRDYSEADVARITFVRNLRNAGMSIASLKRYLQLVYQGDATSQERKEILIEERNRILEATIALIDTVDLLNYKIDAYEEKIIVRENELRESRERNE; this is encoded by the coding sequence ATGAAAATAGCAGAAGTCAGTGAGTTAGTGGGACTTTCTACTGATACACTACGGTATTATGAGAAAATCGACTTGATAAGTACTGTAAAGAAAATCAATGGACAACGGGATTATTCAGAAGCAGACGTTGCACGTATTACGTTTGTAAGAAACCTACGAAACGCCGGTATGTCAATTGCCTCACTGAAGCGTTATCTTCAACTCGTCTACCAAGGCGATGCGACATCACAGGAACGAAAAGAAATTCTTATTGAGGAGCGCAATCGTATCTTGGAAGCGACAATTGCTCTCATAGATACGGTTGACTTACTAAATTATAAAATTGATGCATACGAAGAGAAAATTATTGTTCGCGAGAACGAACTTCGGGAAAGTCGTGAACGCAATGAGTAA
- a CDS encoding GNAT family N-acetyltransferase has translation MSNTPTLQTERLILRKFTVQDVSALYAILSNFEVNRFLPMIPPSSLEEAESYLKEMYLDTYTNPKGYRYAICFQSDNIPIGYVHVGTTEAKDFGYALLPQHWNQGIVTEASIAVIRQLFKDRVKFITATHDINNPASGSVMKKLGLVYKYSYVEQWMPKNITVTFRMYQLNLDGDVLRTYQEYWEKYPNHFIEESDSI, from the coding sequence ATGAGTAATACACCAACACTCCAGACAGAGCGATTAATCCTTAGAAAATTTACTGTACAAGACGTTAGCGCATTGTATGCAATACTTAGTAATTTTGAAGTCAATCGATTTCTACCCATGATTCCACCTAGCAGCCTCGAAGAAGCGGAAAGCTATTTGAAGGAAATGTATCTGGATACGTACACAAACCCGAAGGGGTATCGCTACGCAATCTGTTTCCAAAGTGATAATATTCCAATTGGTTATGTTCATGTTGGCACGACTGAAGCGAAGGATTTTGGTTATGCCTTATTGCCACAACATTGGAATCAAGGCATTGTGACAGAAGCGAGCATCGCAGTGATACGTCAGCTCTTTAAAGATCGCGTAAAATTTATTACAGCAACACATGACATAAATAACCCTGCAAGTGGCTCCGTAATGAAAAAGCTAGGGTTGGTTTATAAATACTCGTACGTAGAACAATGGATGCCTAAAAACATCACGGTAACCTTTCGAATGTATCAACTCAATTTGGATGGCGATGTACTGCGAACTTATCAAGAATATTGGGAAAAATATCCAAATCATTTCATCGAGGAAAGCGATAGTATCTGA
- a CDS encoding MucBP domain-containing protein — translation MKKSKFSKLIKLTVVGALGILMTSQWTRLFAEETKNDNEVVTEPIVSDEETVVEDEEIIDEEQTVEDSDDEVERNTDEQELEIEVEIEPQDNSDVSNSSTEDLTQDSDLNDWMPDLGLQAEIAKTLKINIADLNETSILRLDTLRISSSKTDFDLTGLDRALNLKNLYINQANSVTNVEIVNQLPKLEHLEIRANLTYLPILNSESLIRLRVPYNNISKIEGPMNLPNLIKLSISSNQIESLEAFSTLYNLKDIEIASNPISELNVLENFPNLERIYIGSDNVPESEFARFSAFQNLEFLHLGNTSLTTLDSIPTLPNLNALYMNYAAVTNLNNIGRFEKLDNINITYSALEDISGVSEVYNLRLFTVFSNPGIKDYSPLDNLTGIEGLDIRNNPLGKLEGGVDFVKKHKNLKSLVIENSFVENLDFVTELPNLRTLWAGGNRISDITILNGNTTLESVKLEQQRIDDDIILKKNTYDITEKITSVDGSNVEIGANSGINARAHYNDDKSITWTVDKGESWGLFANTWSTNAVINGRNVNYSGRVYKSFEREKKTIIINYRDQEGNMIADSKELTGFYGDTQSVATAVSGWTFMGELPMNVVFEDGTDEVNLVYTQTKGGTVTINYVDTTGEPIQDPKTITGFVNDPFNVTADDIYGWSLKKTTGVTSGKLTTKEQTITFTYGAKRVQPLYIYFLDENGESIRQRRRITGNFGDTYEYEIEKVTGYDYATHDGTLSGTFDDTAKYIEVHYTLAEGAPVTLNYVDENGNTLKESETLTGMYGEWYFTSPAEIKNWEFQTGEGSMNGKFTDEPKTITFIYGRIAAQPITVRYVEFLGDDIQEPTYINGYQGDRYTVEIPDIKGWTIDSTEGSTMGYLDDKPHTTTISYRRIAPKSVTVNYINTDGEILKEPTTITGNFGDPYNVSAPQINGWKHIETQGETQGEIDGDEHTITFVYEIPDAAPITVRFVDEANNSLRDTVLINGKIGDTFSIEIPEIKDWIIKEIDGELEGVLTDSATTVTVTYERKQGMPIIIKLTDENGTEIAKEMSIQGYVGERYIIKAPQIEGYTFKGFLIDGRTSRFMRTLETSLEITFDETSHVVSVNYTKDALTNSDDKETEVEASDDLPNVDIDISKNDGPQLPMTGMGTSLLWLDAISIGTILLAVARKKKEN, via the coding sequence ATGAAAAAAAGTAAATTTAGTAAGTTAATCAAATTGACAGTTGTAGGTGCACTTGGGATTTTGATGACATCACAATGGACACGACTTTTTGCTGAAGAGACAAAAAATGATAACGAAGTCGTGACAGAACCTATTGTTTCAGATGAAGAAACAGTTGTTGAAGACGAAGAAATTATCGATGAAGAACAAACTGTTGAAGATTCAGACGATGAAGTAGAGCGCAATACGGATGAACAAGAACTAGAAATAGAAGTAGAAATCGAACCACAAGACAATAGTGATGTTTCAAATTCGAGTACAGAAGATCTCACCCAGGATTCGGATTTGAATGATTGGATGCCTGATTTGGGTTTACAAGCGGAGATTGCGAAAACATTAAAGATTAACATCGCTGATCTCAATGAAACATCGATTCTGAGACTTGATACTCTCAGAATCAGCAGTTCTAAAACTGATTTTGATTTGACAGGGTTAGACAGAGCATTAAACCTTAAGAATCTGTATATAAACCAAGCAAACTCAGTTACAAATGTTGAAATAGTGAATCAGTTGCCCAAGCTTGAGCATTTAGAAATTAGAGCAAATTTAACCTATCTCCCAATTTTAAATTCAGAAAGTCTTATCCGATTGCGAGTTCCTTACAATAATATTAGCAAAATTGAAGGACCAATGAACCTCCCAAATCTTATTAAACTCTCAATTTCCAGCAATCAAATTGAGTCTTTAGAAGCATTTTCAACACTCTATAATTTGAAGGATATTGAGATTGCGAGCAATCCAATCAGTGAGTTAAACGTACTTGAAAACTTTCCAAATTTGGAAAGAATATATATAGGCTCTGATAACGTGCCAGAAAGCGAATTCGCGCGCTTTTCAGCATTTCAGAATCTAGAATTCCTTCATCTTGGAAATACAAGTTTGACAACGTTGGATTCCATTCCAACCTTGCCAAATCTCAATGCACTTTACATGAATTACGCTGCTGTGACAAATTTGAACAACATCGGTCGATTTGAGAAACTTGATAACATTAATATTACATATTCTGCACTTGAAGATATCTCAGGCGTTAGCGAAGTGTACAATTTACGACTCTTCACAGTATTTAGTAATCCAGGTATCAAAGACTACTCCCCCCTCGATAACCTTACGGGAATTGAAGGCCTCGATATCCGAAATAATCCGCTCGGAAAATTAGAAGGCGGCGTTGATTTCGTAAAAAAACATAAGAATTTAAAATCATTAGTTATTGAAAACTCATTTGTAGAAAATCTCGACTTCGTTACGGAACTTCCAAACCTTAGAACCCTTTGGGCAGGCGGTAATCGTATCTCAGATATTACAATACTGAATGGAAATACGACACTTGAATCTGTAAAACTTGAACAACAACGAATCGATGATGACATTATTTTAAAAAAGAATACATATGATATAACAGAGAAAATTACAAGTGTTGATGGTAGTAACGTCGAAATCGGTGCAAATTCAGGAATAAATGCTCGAGCTCACTACAACGACGATAAATCCATAACATGGACAGTTGATAAAGGAGAATCGTGGGGACTATTTGCCAATACGTGGAGCACGAATGCAGTAATAAATGGACGAAATGTTAACTATTCGGGACGTGTTTACAAAAGTTTTGAACGCGAGAAGAAAACCATTATCATAAATTATCGTGATCAAGAGGGTAACATGATTGCAGATTCTAAAGAATTGACGGGTTTCTATGGGGATACACAGTCCGTCGCAACTGCCGTTAGTGGATGGACATTCATGGGAGAGCTCCCAATGAATGTGGTGTTTGAAGATGGAACTGATGAAGTAAATCTTGTATACACACAAACAAAAGGTGGCACGGTAACAATTAACTATGTTGACACCACTGGCGAACCGATTCAGGATCCCAAAACGATCACAGGATTTGTTAACGATCCATTTAATGTCACAGCGGATGACATCTATGGATGGAGCCTCAAGAAAACAACCGGTGTTACATCGGGAAAACTAACAACAAAAGAGCAAACAATCACATTTACCTACGGAGCAAAAAGAGTTCAACCTTTATACATTTATTTCTTGGATGAAAATGGTGAATCGATTCGTCAAAGACGAAGGATAACTGGGAACTTTGGCGATACGTATGAATATGAAATTGAAAAAGTGACGGGATACGATTATGCAACTCATGATGGAACACTGAGTGGAACGTTCGATGATACAGCGAAATACATTGAGGTGCATTATACACTTGCAGAAGGTGCTCCAGTAACGCTAAATTATGTTGACGAAAATGGCAATACGCTTAAAGAATCGGAAACATTAACAGGAATGTATGGTGAGTGGTATTTCACGTCACCTGCTGAGATAAAAAATTGGGAATTTCAGACTGGTGAAGGTAGCATGAACGGAAAATTCACAGATGAACCAAAAACAATTACGTTTATCTATGGAAGAATCGCTGCACAACCAATCACCGTGCGTTATGTGGAATTTTTAGGGGATGATATTCAAGAACCAACGTACATTAATGGTTACCAAGGTGATCGCTATACTGTAGAAATTCCAGACATCAAAGGATGGACCATCGATTCAACAGAAGGTTCAACAATGGGCTATCTTGATGATAAACCGCATACGACAACAATAAGCTACCGTCGTATTGCGCCAAAATCAGTAACAGTTAACTACATTAATACTGATGGTGAAATCTTGAAGGAACCAACAACAATTACGGGTAACTTTGGAGATCCTTATAATGTGAGTGCACCGCAAATCAATGGATGGAAACATATTGAAACACAAGGGGAGACACAAGGCGAAATTGATGGTGATGAACACACAATCACATTCGTCTATGAAATCCCGGATGCCGCTCCAATAACGGTGCGATTTGTTGATGAAGCTAACAATTCGTTAAGGGATACTGTCTTAATCAATGGTAAAATCGGTGATACATTCTCAATAGAAATTCCTGAAATTAAGGATTGGATTATTAAGGAAATTGATGGTGAACTTGAAGGGGTTCTAACGGACTCTGCGACAACAGTCACCGTAACTTACGAACGCAAGCAAGGGATGCCAATTATAATTAAACTTACAGATGAAAATGGCACTGAAATTGCTAAAGAAATGAGTATACAAGGGTACGTTGGTGAGCGCTATATTATAAAAGCACCACAAATCGAGGGCTATACATTTAAAGGATTCCTCATCGATGGTCGTACAAGCCGCTTCATGCGAACACTTGAGACATCTTTAGAGATTACCTTTGATGAGACATCACATGTTGTTTCCGTAAACTATACCAAAGACGCACTTACAAATAGTGATGATAAAGAAACAGAAGTGGAGGCATCAGACGATTTACCGAACGTAGATATCGATATTTCTAAAAACGATGGTCCGCAACTTCCAATGACGGGAATGGGTACATCACTACTTTGGCTTGACGCTATTAGTATTGGGACTATCTTGCTTGCCGTTGCACGAAAGAAGAAAGAAAACTAA
- the add gene encoding adenosine deaminase encodes MTHVTKSFIYGIPKAELHLHLEGSLEPELKLQLATKNGIDIGQTTVEEVQKSYQFNDLSSFLGVYYPAMNVLQEEEDFYNLAMAYLRRVKEHNVRYVELFFDPQAHTTRGVAFETIINGYYRATQDAKEMGIRAHLIMCFLRDMSAESAMEHYEMSLPYHELILGVGLDSDERNNPPLKFQEIFARAKEDGLHLTMHCDIDQEHSIQNIHDVLHVIGVERIDHGTNIVEDPKLVDYVIEHNIGFTCCPVSNGFVTKDMKGKEIVELLHKGAKVTVNSDDPAYFQSYISDDMFALAEKENLTEADIIQLAKNSFEIAWMSDEDKKVYLDEIDAYVSAQ; translated from the coding sequence ATGACACACGTAACAAAATCTTTTATTTATGGCATTCCGAAAGCGGAATTGCATTTGCACCTGGAGGGGTCGTTGGAACCAGAATTGAAACTCCAACTTGCAACGAAGAATGGTATTGATATTGGGCAAACGACTGTAGAGGAAGTTCAGAAAAGTTATCAATTTAATGATCTATCATCATTCTTGGGAGTATACTATCCAGCGATGAATGTACTTCAAGAAGAGGAAGATTTCTACAATCTGGCAATGGCATACTTACGCCGCGTCAAAGAGCACAATGTTCGCTATGTAGAATTGTTCTTTGATCCACAAGCGCATACTACGCGTGGTGTTGCATTCGAAACAATTATTAATGGCTACTATCGTGCAACACAAGATGCAAAAGAGATGGGCATTCGTGCGCATTTAATTATGTGCTTCTTGCGTGATATGAGTGCTGAATCGGCAATGGAACATTATGAAATGTCGTTACCATATCATGAACTCATTCTTGGAGTTGGTTTGGATTCGGACGAACGTAACAATCCACCATTAAAATTCCAAGAGATATTTGCACGTGCCAAGGAAGATGGACTCCATCTTACAATGCATTGTGATATTGACCAAGAGCATTCAATCCAAAATATTCACGATGTACTTCATGTTATTGGTGTTGAACGCATTGATCATGGAACAAACATTGTTGAAGATCCAAAACTTGTTGATTATGTCATCGAGCATAATATTGGATTTACATGTTGCCCTGTATCCAATGGTTTTGTGACCAAGGATATGAAGGGCAAAGAAATTGTCGAATTACTTCATAAAGGCGCAAAGGTAACTGTGAATTCAGACGACCCAGCCTACTTCCAAAGCTACATTTCAGATGACATGTTCGCTTTAGCAGAAAAAGAAAATTTAACCGAAGCCGATATTATTCAACTTGCGAAGAACTCATTTGAAATTGCATGGATGAGTGATGAGGATAAGAAAGTCTATCTCGATGAGATTGATGCTTACGTAAGCGCACAATAA
- a CDS encoding GNAT family N-acetyltransferase, translated as MIKLDKKRAIVLDLLNTVPLLHVKAYVEGGQGEGWIEPSKNPKTAVVNIDILSFLGGEASSNITGELLKQLPQPEDTDWIIVFPQTDSWKTTIEQAFEGRLHKMQRHAMKKDTQFSISKLESMINSVSQQHKIEQLDESAYEAILASATMQDLVNKDDTKENTLSMGKGFVVRDGDRVVCGACSFLRTKDQIEVQIITDPDYQRQGLATACGAALILDCIKDNIHPSWDAANPESLRLAEKLGYEHDYGYDAYALKIR; from the coding sequence ATGATTAAATTAGATAAAAAGAGAGCGATAGTTTTAGACTTGTTAAATACCGTACCCTTACTTCATGTAAAAGCATATGTAGAAGGGGGTCAGGGCGAAGGGTGGATTGAACCAAGCAAAAACCCAAAAACTGCCGTCGTAAATATTGATATTCTAAGTTTCTTAGGTGGTGAAGCATCCTCAAATATTACTGGGGAACTCTTAAAACAACTTCCACAACCCGAAGATACCGATTGGATTATTGTCTTCCCACAAACAGATTCTTGGAAAACTACGATTGAACAAGCTTTTGAAGGACGTCTTCACAAGATGCAACGTCACGCAATGAAGAAGGATACACAATTCTCTATTTCGAAACTCGAATCAATGATAAACTCGGTATCGCAACAACATAAAATCGAACAATTGGATGAATCAGCGTATGAAGCCATTCTAGCATCTGCCACGATGCAAGATTTAGTAAACAAAGACGATACAAAAGAGAACACTTTATCCATGGGAAAAGGATTCGTTGTTCGCGACGGAGACCGTGTTGTATGTGGCGCATGTTCATTTCTACGCACCAAGGATCAAATAGAAGTACAAATCATCACCGATCCAGACTACCAAAGACAAGGTCTGGCTACAGCTTGTGGAGCAGCACTGATTCTTGATTGCATCAAAGATAATATCCATCCAAGTTGGGATGCAGCCAACCCAGAATCCTTGCGACTCGCTGAGAAACTCGGGTATGAACATGATTACGGCTATGATGCGTATGCACTAAAAATACGATAG
- the pyrR gene encoding bifunctional pyr operon transcriptional regulator/uracil phosphoribosyltransferase PyrR: protein MAKTILNDQEMMRALTRLSYEIIERNHGIENLVLVGIETRGIHLANRIADKIGSIEGPIDVITINIDGYRDDKENDATVAHQDVLTDKRIVLVDDVLFTGRTIRAAMDAVIDLGRPSEISLAVLVDRGHRELPIRPDYIGKNIPTSKKERVFVRVAEVDGVDEVTIE from the coding sequence ATGGCGAAAACAATCCTAAATGATCAGGAAATGATGCGTGCATTGACACGTTTGTCGTATGAAATAATCGAGCGCAATCACGGTATCGAAAACTTAGTGCTTGTTGGAATTGAGACACGTGGCATACATCTTGCCAATCGAATTGCTGATAAAATCGGTTCAATCGAAGGGCCAATTGATGTCATTACGATTAATATCGATGGATATCGTGATGATAAAGAAAATGATGCAACGGTAGCGCACCAAGATGTGCTTACTGACAAACGTATTGTTTTGGTTGATGATGTTCTCTTCACAGGAAGAACGATACGTGCGGCAATGGATGCGGTCATCGATTTGGGAAGACCCTCAGAAATATCCCTTGCAGTCTTAGTTGATCGCGGGCATCGGGAATTGCCAATTCGCCCAGATTACATTGGTAAAAACATACCAACTTCCAAGAAAGAACGTGTCTTTGTACGTGTTGCGGAAGTAGATGGTGTTGATGAAGTAACAATAGAATAG